The following proteins are co-located in the Schistocerca nitens isolate TAMUIC-IGC-003100 chromosome 2, iqSchNite1.1, whole genome shotgun sequence genome:
- the LOC126235226 gene encoding piggyBac transposable element-derived protein 4-like has protein sequence MGDNLTEEEIMRLLEESGSEIDDEGFETENSSQIDGEKDNSADSVVPRLCNSYVRKGHTLFMDQFYISVKLFERLFDEGASAVGTVMSNRRDLPQEFKQNKLRRAEIAFKRTNSILALHWKDTGDVFALSTKHRMTSSFTKTKSVAGMIEKLKPDLILDCNENETGVDHGDQQVTYYYIQQRTMK, from the exons atgggggacaatttgaCTGAAGAGGAAATTATGAGGCTGCTCGAAGAATCTGGATCTGAAATTGAcgatgaggggtttgaaactgaaAATAGTTCTCAAATAGATG GTgaaaaagacaacagtgcagattcAGTGGTGCCTCGTTTGTGCAACAGTTATGTACGTAAGGGTCATACACTGTTCATGGACcagttttatatttctgtaaaattatttgaaagattGTTTGATGAGGGCGCATCTGCTGTTGGCACAGTAATGAGTAACAGAAGAGACTTACCACAGGAATTCAAACAGAATAAGCTAAGAAGAGCTGAAATAGCATTCAAGAGAACAAATtccatactagcacttcactggaaAGATACTGGGGATGTGTTTGCCCTTTCTACCAAACATAGAATGACAAGTAGTTTTACAAAGACAAAGTCCGTGGCTGGAATGATAGAAAAACTGAAGCCCGATCTCATACTTGATTGTAACGAAAATGAAACTGGTGTTGATCACGGAGATCAGCAAGTGACCTACTACTATATTCAACAACGAACGATGAAATAG